The following are from one region of the Coffea eugenioides isolate CCC68of chromosome 2, Ceug_1.0, whole genome shotgun sequence genome:
- the LOC113758584 gene encoding bromodomain-containing protein 4-like, whose product MNNQKDISNDNQEINRKRKTNDNNNHHEFQIPRKFSSSDHLVEDDDNDLLTLSLSFRPAAIRPRKHSPIHQQPPLPPPPSMQQHQPFIPQPPPPPSYPLYMPPVPMPQQTQSPHLLPDTSSLPTLRAVVHRQEPSSASAGLSRPARPRRNPSQAPHGGKSETVPAPFPWATTRRASVYSLNYLLSKQIFKISGEVQCKRCEKRYEMEYDLREKFIEVGSFIAENKSGMHDRAPGVWMNPVLPACKLCEQDNCVKPIIPEKKKAINWLFLLLGQMLGCCTLEQLKYFCKHTKNHRTGAKDRVLYLTYLGLCKQLDPNGPFDR is encoded by the coding sequence ATGAACAACCAAAAAGACATATCCAATGATAATCAAGAAATCAACAGAAAGAGAAAAACCAACGACAACAACAACCACCATGAATTTCAGATCCCAAGAAAATTCTCTTCTTCTGATCACCTCGTTGAAGATGACGACAATGATCTTTTAACCCTTTCCCTTTCGTTTCGCCCAGCAGCCATCAGGCCCCGAAAACATTCCCCAATACACCAACAACCACCACTTCCGCCACCCCCCTCCATGCAACAACATCAGCCATTCATACCCcagccgccgccgccgccatCCTACCCTCTCTACATGCCGCCCGTGCCAATGCCTCAGCAGACGCAGTCGCCTCATCTTCTCCCTGACACATCATCACTCCCCACGCTGCGAGCAGTAGTTCATCGTCAAGAACCTTCCTCGGCCTCGGCTGGTCTGTCCCGCCCGGCTCGCCCCCGCCGAAACCCTTCCCAAGCACCGCACGGAGGGAAGAGCGAAACGGTTCCTGCACCGTTCCCATGGGCCACCACCCGCCGCGCCTCAGTCTACAGCCTCAACTATTTGTTATCAAAACAAATCTTCAAGATCAGCGGGGAAGTCCAATGCAAAAGATGCGAAAAGCGGTACGAGATGGAGTACGATTTGAGGGAAAAGTTCATTGAAGTTGGGAGTTTCATTGCTGAGAATAAAAGCGGCATGCATGACAGAGCCCCTGGGGTTTGGATGAACCCGGTTCTACCAGCTTGCAAGTTATGTGAACAAGACAATTGCGTTAAGCCCATCATTCCCGAAAAGAAGAAAGCCATTAATTGGTTGTTCTTGCTCTTGGGTCAGATGCTTGGTTGTTGTACGTTGGAGCAGCTTAAATATTTCTGCAAGCATACCAAGAATCATCGTACGGGGGCCAAAGATCGTGTCCTTTATCTTACGTACCTTGGTTTGTGCAAACAGCTTGATCCCAATGGGCCTTTTGATCgctga
- the LOC113758593 gene encoding uncharacterized protein LOC113758593: MDNELHVQGGQLDDETDDLDIDNILMAVIVMGLIFFDPRLNHVSRRRRIRDSALSGRDYVLEVLNGHPDRIIENMRLSVPLFLHLCDILVDRGYWHAYHSQRVGVHESVALTLMCLSHDERHRVLAERFQHSTETIDRHVRRVLRALVRLGRDFVRPRNVGETHPRILNNGLFYPWFKDCVGALDGTHISAWCRTEISERYRNRHGGLSQNVLAACNHDMRFVYVRVGWEGSAHDARILQETLHHPNSGFPMPPLGKYYMVVAAYTNMPGFMAPFRAARSTQHERAAKALFNRRHASVRNIIERSFGVLKKRFPILKGPMQNYLIATQNNIVLACCTLHNFMRDYAHNDEEAALGAQLDLQDGGNEIHEA; the protein is encoded by the exons ATGGATAACGAGCTCCACGTTCAGGGCGGACAATTAGACGATGAGACGGACGATCTTGACATCGATAACATACTCATGGCGGTCATTGTCATGGGACTGATTTTCTTTGACCCTAGACTGAATCATGTttcaagaaggagaagaatCCGAGATAGTGCACTCTCTGGCAGGGATTATGTACTTGAGGTGCTAAACGGCCATCCGGATCGAATTATCGAGAATATGCGCCTCTCTGTGCCCCTGTTCCTACACTTGTGCGACATCTTGGTTGACCGAGGGTACTGGCACGCATATCATTCTCAGAGGGTTGGGGTTCATGAATCCGTTGCCCTAACTCTAATGTGCTTGAGCCATGATGAGCGTCATCGGGTTTTAGCCGAGCGTTTTCAACATTCCACGGAGACAATTGATCGGCATGTAAGAAGAGTTCTGCGAGCATTGGTGCGACTCGGTCGTGATTTTGTTAGGCCGAGGAATGTTGGTGAGACACACCCCAGAATTTTGAACAACGGACTGTTTTACCCGTGGTTCAAG GATTGCGTCGGTGCCTTAGATGGAACCCACATCTCAGCTTGGTGTCGAACAGAGATAAGCGAGCGATACAGAAATAGGCACGGTGGGCTGTCTCAAAATGTGCTTGCAGCTTGTAATCATGACATGCGTTTTGTTTACGTTCGAGTCGGTTGGGAGGGCAGTGCACACGACGCCAGAATTCTTCAGGAAACACTGCACCATCCAAATTCAGGATTTCCAATGCCACCTCTAG GAAAATATTATATGGTGGTTGCTGCCTACACTAACATGCCCGGGTTCATGGCACCGTTTAGGGCAGCGAGGAGCACGCAGCATGAGCGGGCCGCTAAAGCTTTATTCAACCGACGACACGCTTCTGTTAGAAATATTATTGAACGAAGTTTTGGGGTTCTTAAGAAACGGTTTCCGATACTGAAGGGTCCAATGCAGAACTACCTCATAGCAACTCAGAACAATATCGTGCTTGCATGTTGTACTCTCCACAACTTCATGAGAGATTATGCGCATAACGATGAAGAAGCTGCCCTCGGAGCCCAACTAGATCTCCAGGACGGAGGAAATGAAATCCATGAAGCCTAA